A window of Rufibacter sp. LB8 contains these coding sequences:
- a CDS encoding DoxX family membrane protein — MQKISYLVLRVLGSLIFIMAGLNHLFQTEEAVAKLQKAPFMHLTSWIASPETLIILSGVGLLIGGLLLLAGLQTKWTAMLLALILIPITLTVQVDSQAGNGPLFKNIALLGMLFFFSVNGARYYSLDQFIQSKLFPNMNISKAGKMLAIFAIALLPFLSSCATAETSTQVPSKASAKNYAVLISQPNHVKAAVHTAQTMTPTSDYKRDSFVVMACAKSVEAFVKGSDMAAEIEKGKVAGVQYKVCGMSLKQFNIDPATLVEGVTIIPNGLTYMFDLQAQGYTTVEL, encoded by the coding sequence TTGCAAAAAATATCCTATCTGGTCTTGCGCGTGCTGGGTAGCCTCATTTTCATCATGGCCGGTTTAAACCATCTGTTTCAGACCGAAGAAGCGGTAGCCAAATTGCAGAAAGCCCCGTTCATGCACCTAACCTCTTGGATTGCCTCGCCAGAGACCCTTATCATTCTGTCTGGGGTAGGTCTGCTGATAGGCGGTTTGCTTTTGTTAGCAGGGCTACAGACTAAGTGGACGGCAATGTTGCTGGCCTTGATACTCATTCCCATTACCCTCACTGTGCAGGTGGACAGCCAGGCAGGCAACGGTCCTTTGTTCAAAAACATAGCGCTGTTGGGCATGCTGTTTTTCTTTTCTGTGAACGGGGCACGCTATTACAGCTTGGACCAATTCATTCAATCTAAACTTTTTCCTAACATGAATATATCCAAAGCCGGCAAAATGTTGGCCATCTTTGCCATCGCCTTGCTTCCGTTTCTCTCCTCTTGTGCTACCGCTGAAACGAGCACCCAGGTGCCTTCCAAGGCAAGTGCCAAAAACTACGCGGTGCTCATCAGTCAGCCCAACCATGTGAAAGCCGCCGTGCACACTGCTCAGACCATGACGCCCACCAGTGACTATAAAAGGGATTCTTTTGTGGTGATGGCCTGCGCCAAATCGGTGGAGGCCTTCGTGAAGGGCAGTGACATGGCCGCTGAGATAGAGAAGGGAAAAGTGGCGGGCGTGCAATACAAAGTCTGCGGCATGTCCCTGAAACAGTTCAACATCGACCCCGCCACGCTGGTGGAAGGTGTCACCATCATCCCGAACGGCCTCACCTACATGTTTGACTTGCAGGCTCAGGGCTATACCACGGTGGAGCTGTAG
- a CDS encoding TlpA disulfide reductase family protein codes for MYRNKFSFKSIPGWVYTLAIFAVLYATGLHTEVIGRVQRLLLATGLKNAEMPTAPKTSTPATLTSTSSPMAGAGFQMTDLEGKVVAFESLKGKVIFLNVWATWCPPCIAEMPNIQSLYEKVGSDKIAFVMLSVDQNGMDKVKKFIAKKGFTFPVYLPASQMPEEFNSPAIPSTYIISPQGKIVAQQNGMAEYDTPEVIDFLQKLASK; via the coding sequence ATGTACAGAAATAAATTTTCCTTCAAAAGCATCCCGGGCTGGGTCTATACCCTGGCCATTTTTGCCGTGCTGTACGCCACTGGCCTGCACACCGAAGTTATTGGCAGGGTTCAACGCCTGCTGCTGGCCACCGGCCTCAAAAACGCGGAGATGCCCACTGCCCCAAAAACCTCCACGCCGGCTACTTTGACTTCTACCTCTTCGCCTATGGCAGGAGCCGGATTCCAGATGACAGACTTAGAGGGCAAGGTGGTAGCGTTTGAGTCTCTCAAAGGCAAGGTCATCTTCCTGAATGTCTGGGCTACCTGGTGCCCGCCGTGCATTGCCGAGATGCCCAACATCCAGAGCCTCTACGAGAAGGTAGGATCTGACAAGATTGCCTTCGTGATGCTGTCCGTGGACCAGAACGGGATGGACAAGGTGAAGAAATTCATCGCCAAGAAGGGTTTCACCTTCCCGGTGTACCTGCCGGCCAGCCAGATGCCCGAGGAGTTCAACAGCCCGGCCATCCCGTCCACTTACATCATCTCGCCGCAAGGCAAGATAGTGGCCCAGCAGAACGGCATGGCCGAATATGACACGCCCGAGGTGATTGACTTCTTGCAGAAGCTGGCTTCAAAGTAA
- a CDS encoding DsrE family protein, translated as MKLKLVIMVLLVMFLAPLSNVQAQATSTVKKTEETKQHKIVYDLSVADTAMHAGLIRQLNNIKRGWPDAQIEVVVHGKAINLLVAGKSTQASAIKALQAKGVVFVACENTMKRAKVEKSQLLPNTPTVVMGIGEIVTKQEEGWSYIKY; from the coding sequence ATGAAATTGAAATTAGTCATAATGGTTTTGCTAGTCATGTTTCTAGCTCCACTTTCCAATGTTCAGGCACAGGCTACATCGACCGTTAAAAAAACTGAGGAAACCAAGCAACACAAGATTGTGTATGACTTGTCAGTAGCAGATACCGCCATGCATGCCGGCTTAATCAGACAATTAAACAACATCAAACGTGGTTGGCCAGATGCTCAGATTGAAGTGGTGGTACATGGCAAAGCCATCAACCTGCTTGTAGCCGGAAAGTCAACCCAAGCCAGTGCGATTAAGGCGCTACAGGCCAAAGGAGTAGTGTTTGTTGCATGTGAGAATACCATGAAAAGAGCTAAAGTTGAAAAGAGCCAGCTGTTGCCCAACACACCAACTGTCGTCATGGGCATAGGTGAAATCGTTACCAAACAGGAAGAAGGTTGGAGCTATATCAAGTATTAA
- a CDS encoding bifunctional UDP-sugar hydrolase/5'-nucleotidase gives MPENQQKSISILHTNDMHGTYMPFMTTRDNATAQTGDAGRDTLITFDKAAKIGGFAYLASAVKKVRKEKGAENVLLVDGGDTFSDDQLGNLTKGEAMIRFMNAVNYDLMALGNHDFDYGLPRTLELEQMAVFPMRAANIMDENTQQPIFGDPYIITEKNGVKVAILALGYRNTPKTGNPDIVKGLSFKVGQEVAKIYVPELRKKADIVVVLSHEGAAVDYKMAREVEGIDLIIGAHSHDILEPRKKIGQTFVVQAMSDGAVLGETELIIRDQKLVDVKTHHHWLWNNQLQPDAEIQALIDQQRTPHLQKLQELVVESKAIIGRQYKSESPFDKLVGNLLLKEFKGDVAIMPGVGYGISFKPGPVTSEEVYKLLPHPSKIVTLTMTGKQLKSTLEQAAKNLKPENKLEAVGGLIQTAGIRYQIDLTKPIGERVSNVQIKSQPVKDAQNYKVVTHNGLLTGLHNFNEIGKGQNIIKTGKPLTDFIIQKLKEMKTVAMPDNMGEVAIKR, from the coding sequence ATGCCAGAAAACCAACAGAAATCCATCAGCATTTTACATACCAATGACATGCACGGCACGTACATGCCTTTCATGACCACAAGGGATAACGCTACCGCCCAAACCGGAGATGCTGGTCGTGACACGCTTATCACATTCGACAAAGCAGCAAAAATAGGGGGCTTTGCCTACCTGGCCAGCGCTGTGAAGAAAGTGCGGAAGGAGAAAGGTGCGGAAAATGTGTTGCTGGTGGATGGGGGCGATACCTTTAGTGACGACCAACTGGGCAATCTCACCAAAGGAGAGGCCATGATTCGCTTCATGAATGCGGTGAACTATGATTTGATGGCGCTGGGGAACCATGACTTCGACTATGGTTTGCCACGCACGCTCGAACTGGAGCAGATGGCAGTTTTCCCGATGCGGGCCGCCAATATTATGGATGAAAACACGCAGCAACCGATTTTCGGGGATCCTTACATCATTACAGAAAAGAATGGGGTGAAGGTGGCTATTCTGGCGCTTGGCTACCGCAACACACCCAAAACCGGTAATCCCGACATTGTGAAAGGCCTAAGTTTTAAGGTGGGACAGGAAGTAGCTAAAATCTATGTGCCTGAGCTCAGAAAGAAAGCTGACATAGTGGTGGTGCTTTCGCATGAAGGGGCGGCGGTGGATTACAAAATGGCCCGCGAAGTAGAAGGGATTGACCTGATCATTGGTGCCCATAGCCATGACATATTGGAGCCAAGAAAAAAGATAGGGCAGACGTTTGTGGTGCAGGCCATGTCAGATGGAGCCGTGCTGGGCGAAACAGAGTTGATAATCAGGGACCAAAAGCTGGTTGATGTGAAAACGCACCACCATTGGCTCTGGAACAACCAGCTTCAGCCAGATGCAGAAATACAGGCGTTAATTGACCAACAGCGCACACCACACCTTCAAAAGCTACAAGAGCTGGTGGTAGAAAGTAAGGCGATTATAGGCAGGCAGTACAAATCTGAAAGTCCGTTCGATAAACTGGTAGGCAACCTCTTACTCAAAGAGTTTAAAGGAGACGTGGCCATCATGCCGGGCGTAGGGTATGGTATTTCCTTTAAACCAGGCCCTGTGACAAGTGAGGAAGTGTACAAACTGTTGCCACACCCATCCAAAATTGTAACCTTGACCATGACAGGCAAGCAGTTGAAATCAACCCTGGAGCAGGCCGCAAAAAACCTGAAGCCCGAGAATAAACTTGAAGCGGTGGGTGGGCTCATCCAGACGGCTGGCATCCGTTACCAAATAGACCTAACCAAGCCCATAGGAGAACGAGTGAGCAACGTCCAAATTAAAAGCCAGCCAGTAAAGGATGCGCAAAATTACAAGGTTGTCACCCACAATGGCCTACTGACCGGACTGCACAACTTCAATGAAATTGGCAAAGGGCAGAACATCATCAAAACCGGGAAACCGCTCACCGATTTTATCATTCAGAAGTTAAAGGAGATGAAGACCGTAGCTATGCCAGATAATATGGGCGAAGTGGCCATCAAACGCTAA
- a CDS encoding bifunctional UDP-sugar hydrolase/5'-nucleotidase yields MEKQTNLTILQLNDTHAYLEPHQEMFWEGGTTKYRQAGGFAKIAGYLKQLRHEKEDAVLALDCGDTFHGTYPAVASKGEVMVPVLNALGLAAMTAHWEFAYGPEQFRKLTQMLNYPMLAINVYEEATDKLAFEPYSLKEINGLKIGIIGIACNIVDKTMPPHFSEGNYFTLGNKELPDYIHKLKQEEKVDVIVLISHLGFPQNMKLLSEVEGVDVCLSSHTHYRTSEAVKQGQTIVVESGCHGSFLGRLDLTIENGRISNYSHELVEISEQLPDDAPMQELVRQAIQPYKTELSQKAGETATVLDRNNILESTMDNFLLQSMLHATGAELAFSNGWRYGAPIVPGPVTLNDLYNIIPMNPSIQTAELTGQELQEMLEENLEKTFSPDPYAQQGGFVKRCLGLRAFIKIEAPKNNRIQKLFVNKEELDLQRIYKASFVTEQGVTSTYGTTRTDTGIKAIKAMQQYLGKHSPVRVDLLGTFTAV; encoded by the coding sequence ATGGAAAAGCAAACGAACCTAACCATTCTTCAGCTCAACGACACCCATGCCTACCTGGAACCGCACCAGGAGATGTTTTGGGAGGGTGGCACCACAAAATACCGTCAAGCAGGAGGCTTTGCCAAAATAGCAGGGTACTTAAAGCAGCTCCGCCATGAAAAGGAGGATGCCGTACTGGCGCTGGATTGCGGTGACACGTTTCACGGAACCTACCCCGCAGTTGCCTCGAAAGGCGAAGTGATGGTTCCGGTGCTGAATGCACTGGGCCTGGCCGCCATGACGGCACATTGGGAATTTGCCTATGGCCCGGAGCAGTTCAGGAAACTGACACAGATGCTCAACTACCCCATGTTGGCCATCAATGTGTATGAGGAAGCTACGGACAAGCTGGCCTTTGAACCTTACAGCCTGAAAGAAATAAATGGCTTGAAGATAGGGATCATCGGTATTGCCTGTAACATCGTTGATAAGACCATGCCTCCCCATTTCAGCGAAGGCAACTATTTTACGCTGGGCAACAAAGAACTACCCGATTACATACACAAGCTAAAGCAGGAAGAAAAGGTTGATGTCATTGTTCTGATTTCCCACCTGGGCTTTCCGCAGAATATGAAGCTGCTTTCTGAAGTAGAAGGCGTAGACGTTTGCCTGAGTAGTCACACCCATTACCGTACTTCTGAAGCCGTAAAACAAGGACAAACGATTGTGGTAGAGTCCGGTTGCCATGGCTCCTTCCTGGGACGCTTGGATCTGACCATAGAGAACGGCAGAATATCCAACTATTCACATGAGCTGGTGGAAATCTCAGAACAATTACCAGATGACGCCCCCATGCAGGAGCTGGTACGGCAAGCTATTCAGCCTTATAAGACAGAGTTAAGCCAGAAAGCGGGGGAGACGGCTACGGTGCTGGACCGGAACAACATCCTGGAATCTACCATGGATAATTTTCTGCTGCAAAGTATGCTGCACGCAACAGGCGCAGAGCTGGCTTTTTCTAACGGCTGGCGTTACGGGGCACCCATCGTTCCCGGGCCTGTCACCCTCAACGACCTTTACAACATCATCCCGATGAATCCATCTATCCAAACGGCGGAACTGACAGGACAGGAGCTGCAGGAAATGTTGGAAGAGAACCTGGAGAAAACATTCTCGCCTGACCCGTATGCGCAGCAAGGTGGATTTGTAAAACGGTGTTTAGGTTTAAGGGCCTTTATAAAGATAGAAGCACCTAAAAACAACCGCATTCAGAAGCTCTTTGTGAACAAGGAAGAACTAGACCTGCAACGAATCTATAAAGCATCTTTCGTGACAGAGCAGGGCGTGACCTCAACGTATGGCACCACCCGCACCGACACAGGTATAAAGGCCATTAAGGCCATGCAACAATACCTGGGAAAGCATTCACCTGTGCGTGTTGATTTGCTGGGCACTTTCACGGCAGTATAA
- a CDS encoding putative sulfate exporter family transporter, whose product METASKRYSQLVVFWLLLLLILVTDLISAPLALFSGIVLGLIIGNPYPARLSTVTKYSLQASVVGLGFDINLYQVAETGFTGFFYTAISLIATMVVGLLLAKLLGVGKKLNHLISAGTAICGGSAIAAVAPAINASEKEISVALGVVFILNALALFVFPFIGEQLHLSQEQFGVWAAIAIHDTSSVVGAATEFGEKALEIATTLKLTRALWILPVVLITGFLFKSEGKASFPKFIFFFLVASLFSTFLSGLSEVYSWLTMLARKGLIISLFLTGAGISLSLLKTISIRPFLQGIVLWVVVASSSLLAVYYLV is encoded by the coding sequence GTGGAGACTGCAAGTAAAAGGTATAGTCAACTGGTGGTTTTCTGGCTCTTGTTGCTGTTAATCCTAGTAACTGACCTGATTAGTGCCCCACTCGCTTTATTCTCAGGGATAGTATTGGGACTTATTATAGGCAATCCGTATCCGGCAAGGCTGAGTACGGTCACCAAGTACTCTTTGCAGGCTTCGGTGGTCGGGTTGGGTTTCGATATTAACCTGTATCAGGTTGCTGAAACCGGTTTCACAGGGTTCTTTTATACTGCCATCTCGCTCATCGCTACCATGGTGGTCGGGTTACTTTTGGCGAAGCTGTTGGGAGTGGGGAAAAAGCTCAATCACCTTATTTCTGCTGGTACGGCTATTTGCGGGGGAAGTGCCATTGCAGCGGTTGCACCGGCTATAAACGCCTCAGAGAAGGAAATTTCAGTGGCGCTGGGCGTCGTGTTCATCTTGAATGCCTTGGCTTTGTTTGTTTTCCCGTTCATCGGAGAACAGCTGCACTTGTCACAGGAACAGTTCGGGGTTTGGGCCGCCATTGCCATCCATGATACCAGTTCGGTGGTAGGGGCCGCCACGGAGTTCGGTGAAAAAGCACTGGAAATTGCCACCACGCTTAAACTCACGCGGGCTTTATGGATACTGCCGGTGGTGCTTATCACGGGCTTTCTGTTTAAGTCTGAAGGCAAGGCCAGCTTTCCGAAGTTCATATTTTTCTTCCTGGTAGCATCCCTGTTCAGCACTTTCCTGAGCGGCCTGAGCGAAGTGTATAGCTGGCTGACTATGCTGGCCCGGAAAGGCTTGATAATAAGCTTGTTCTTAACGGGTGCAGGCATTAGTCTATCACTACTTAAAACCATTAGCATCCGGCCGTTTCTGCAAGGGATTGTGCTTTGGGTGGTTGTGGCTAGCAGCTCACTGCTGGCAGTTTACTATTTGGTTTAA
- a CDS encoding rhodanese-like domain-containing protein, whose product MNYVMNVMAFLLLFGFSSCQQETGGTKVNLTATEVKRLIESNQDIVVLDVRTPYEFQEGNLKGAVNIDYTSPDFEQEIAKLDTAATYLLYCKSGNRSSKATAVMKSNNFNNLYNATVGFDALRSAGVQTN is encoded by the coding sequence ATGAATTATGTAATGAATGTGATGGCCTTCCTGCTGCTCTTTGGGTTCAGCAGTTGCCAGCAGGAAACAGGTGGTACGAAAGTAAACTTGACTGCAACCGAAGTTAAGCGATTGATAGAGTCTAACCAGGACATTGTAGTGCTGGATGTACGCACCCCCTATGAATTCCAGGAAGGAAATCTGAAAGGCGCGGTTAACATAGACTACACTTCCCCGGATTTTGAGCAGGAAATAGCCAAACTGGATACGGCCGCCACCTACCTGCTATACTGTAAATCCGGCAACAGAAGTAGTAAAGCAACAGCAGTCATGAAGAGCAACAATTTCAATAACCTTTATAATGCAACTGTAGGGTTTGATGCCCTCCGATCAGCAGGGGTTCAAACCAATTAA
- a CDS encoding bifunctional UDP-sugar hydrolase/5'-nucleotidase codes for MMLHIKRFILSTLPVIGFVALSSCQALEKGKTTDNTNGVETITILQTADIHGQLMPHQEMFVENGKFVFKERGGMAHIQTLFKLVKKENPDGTVIVDGGDLIQGSAVAAMSEGDAIAPVIRAMDYDFLIPGNWEVIFGSQKMRSIMESYGKPVVCANIYDESTSAMVYPPYIIKEMKGVKLGFISYNDPEVPIRQNPVFSKGLLFKNLEDNMQPLIKELKEEKGVDILFLVTHLGISKQIYLADQPEIEGVDFVLGNDTHERIRKPLKRKYAQVVEPGGFGSFVGRLDLQVKDGKIVGQNYELIDVDPKKYPADPIVQKIVDEQIAPYKKQMDRVLGYTTQPLYRYLVVENALDNMITDAVRWKTGADIAISNGFRFGTPIVPDASGKAPITYSDIWNMLPVNENVKTGRVTGQQIQNWMEQELHNVFAEKPLERFGGWVIRFSGMELTFKANAPKGERVQSITVGGKPLDLKREYTMAACRRTGEPDHVLCRMPNAKHPKVLDYTVHDVMEEYLKKNGTVSPNIDGRAKVLDLASPVLSQLPNVDYVFR; via the coding sequence ATGATGCTACACATCAAAAGATTTATACTTTCTACCCTACCCGTAATTGGCTTTGTTGCATTGAGCTCTTGCCAGGCGTTGGAAAAGGGTAAAACCACTGACAATACAAATGGCGTTGAAACCATCACCATCCTACAGACGGCAGACATCCACGGACAGCTGATGCCCCACCAGGAGATGTTTGTCGAGAACGGAAAGTTTGTGTTTAAAGAACGTGGCGGCATGGCCCATATTCAGACACTTTTTAAGCTGGTGAAAAAAGAAAACCCCGATGGCACTGTGATTGTGGACGGCGGAGACCTGATACAGGGTAGTGCCGTTGCGGCTATGTCTGAAGGGGACGCCATCGCCCCTGTGATCAGGGCCATGGATTATGATTTCCTGATTCCGGGTAATTGGGAAGTCATCTTTGGCAGTCAAAAAATGCGCAGTATCATGGAGTCCTATGGAAAGCCGGTAGTGTGCGCAAACATCTATGATGAGTCTACCTCTGCTATGGTGTACCCTCCCTACATCATCAAGGAAATGAAAGGTGTAAAACTGGGCTTTATCTCCTACAATGACCCCGAGGTGCCTATCCGCCAGAACCCCGTCTTCAGCAAAGGTCTCCTTTTTAAGAATCTGGAAGACAACATGCAGCCCCTTATCAAAGAGTTGAAAGAGGAAAAAGGCGTTGACATCTTGTTCCTGGTAACGCACTTGGGGATTTCCAAGCAAATATACCTAGCGGACCAACCCGAAATTGAAGGCGTGGACTTTGTACTGGGCAACGATACGCATGAAAGAATCAGAAAGCCACTTAAGCGCAAGTATGCCCAGGTGGTAGAGCCGGGGGGCTTCGGTTCTTTTGTTGGTCGCCTGGACCTTCAGGTGAAAGACGGAAAAATAGTAGGCCAGAACTACGAACTAATTGATGTGGATCCAAAAAAATACCCCGCAGATCCTATTGTTCAGAAAATAGTAGACGAGCAAATAGCTCCCTACAAAAAACAGATGGACCGTGTTTTAGGCTATACCACGCAACCTTTGTACCGCTACCTGGTGGTTGAAAATGCTTTGGATAATATGATAACTGATGCTGTTCGCTGGAAGACTGGTGCTGACATTGCCATTTCAAATGGCTTTCGTTTCGGTACTCCAATTGTGCCTGATGCTTCAGGCAAAGCACCTATTACATATAGTGACATCTGGAACATGCTACCCGTGAACGAGAATGTAAAAACAGGAAGGGTAACCGGCCAGCAGATACAAAACTGGATGGAACAGGAATTACACAACGTTTTTGCGGAGAAGCCACTGGAGCGTTTCGGTGGTTGGGTCATTAGATTCTCTGGCATGGAGCTGACCTTCAAAGCAAACGCACCAAAAGGAGAGCGTGTTCAGTCTATCACAGTGGGAGGAAAACCGCTTGATTTGAAGCGTGAATACACCATGGCGGCCTGCAGGAGAACCGGTGAGCCAGACCATGTATTATGTCGCATGCCAAATGCCAAACATCCTAAGGTATTAGATTATACCGTTCATGATGTAATGGAGGAATACTTGAAGAAAAATGGCACTGTTTCACCTAATATTGACGGAAGAGCCAAGGTCCTTGACCTGGCATCGCCGGTGCTTTCACAGTTGCCCAATGTGGACTATGTGTTTAGGTAA
- a CDS encoding c-type cytochrome yields the protein MKLNEEKNLIDFLFNMTKAVGFTVFAVFTLLGAVIFTLFYPSNAMQSGPSIALSKSSATTFTASTLVEDYLWEAPDQSTIPAGAAGEQIKYGQDLVAHTAKYIGPTGSVLQISNGMNCQNCHLGAGTKPFGNNYSLVASSYPKVRARSGKSENIEKRVNDCFERSLNGQSLSPKSKEMEAIVAYIKWVGKDVKKGDNVKGSGLLEMEVLDRATSPELGKAVYVQKCQTCHGQEGQGIKTPGNPEFQYPPLWGKNSYNDGAGLYRISNFARYVKANMPLGATHRNPQLTDEEAWDVAAYVNTMPRPKKDTRKDWPDISKKPFDHPFGPYKDSYSEHQHKYGPYKPIMISKN from the coding sequence ATGAAACTCAATGAGGAAAAAAACTTAATTGACTTTTTATTTAACATGACCAAAGCGGTAGGTTTTACCGTCTTTGCGGTCTTTACATTGCTGGGGGCAGTCATATTTACTCTGTTCTACCCATCTAACGCAATGCAGTCTGGCCCATCCATTGCGCTTTCTAAGTCCTCTGCTACAACCTTCACTGCCTCAACCTTGGTAGAGGATTACTTATGGGAAGCCCCGGACCAGTCAACAATTCCTGCCGGAGCAGCAGGCGAACAAATAAAATATGGCCAGGATTTGGTGGCCCACACTGCCAAATACATAGGCCCTACCGGCAGTGTCCTACAAATCTCAAACGGCATGAATTGTCAAAACTGCCACCTCGGGGCCGGCACCAAGCCCTTTGGCAACAACTATTCGCTGGTCGCTTCCTCCTATCCAAAAGTGCGGGCCCGCTCAGGCAAAAGCGAGAACATTGAAAAGCGGGTAAACGACTGTTTCGAGCGCAGCTTGAATGGTCAATCGCTCTCCCCTAAATCCAAAGAAATGGAGGCCATTGTGGCATACATTAAATGGGTAGGGAAAGACGTGAAAAAAGGCGACAATGTCAAAGGATCTGGGCTTCTTGAAATGGAGGTGCTGGATCGTGCGACTAGTCCTGAACTTGGCAAGGCCGTGTACGTGCAGAAATGCCAAACGTGCCACGGGCAGGAGGGTCAGGGCATTAAAACACCCGGCAACCCTGAATTCCAGTATCCGCCCCTCTGGGGAAAGAACAGTTACAATGATGGGGCCGGGCTTTACCGTATCTCCAACTTTGCGCGCTATGTGAAGGCCAACATGCCTTTAGGAGCCACCCACCGCAATCCGCAGCTGACCGATGAGGAGGCTTGGGATGTAGCCGCGTATGTGAATACCATGCCCCGGCCTAAGAAAGATACACGAAAGGACTGGCCAGATATATCAAAAAAACCCTTTGACCATCCGTTTGGTCCTTACAAGGACTCTTATAGTGAACATCAGCATAAATATGGCCCGTATAAACCTATAATGATCTCCAAAAACTAG
- a CDS encoding recombinase family protein, translating to MEYQKYIAYYRVSTAKQGRSGLGLEAQRAAVISFTKNPDGIIREFTEHESGKNDDRPLLEQAILAAKKQSATLIIAKLDRLSREVAFLFQLKKRVEKNNINWLCLDIPEMNTLNIGIWGTMAQHEREQISKRTKVALQALKARGQQLGNLDNLTETGRELGVEAIKKKAASNDNNRRAAELICLYRDQRMTWLGIAEKLNQSGFKASRGGIFQAIQVQRIHHRYCEKSI from the coding sequence ATGGAGTATCAGAAGTACATCGCCTACTACCGGGTGTCGACCGCCAAGCAGGGCAGGAGCGGCCTTGGCCTGGAGGCCCAGCGCGCCGCCGTCATCTCCTTCACCAAAAACCCAGACGGCATCATCCGGGAGTTCACCGAGCATGAGTCCGGCAAGAATGACGACCGCCCACTGCTGGAGCAGGCCATTTTGGCGGCCAAGAAGCAAAGCGCCACTTTGATTATCGCCAAGTTGGACCGGTTGAGCAGGGAGGTGGCCTTTCTTTTCCAGCTTAAGAAAAGGGTAGAGAAGAATAACATCAACTGGCTGTGCCTGGACATCCCCGAGATGAATACGCTCAACATCGGTATATGGGGAACCATGGCCCAGCACGAGCGGGAGCAGATAAGCAAGCGCACCAAGGTTGCGCTTCAGGCACTGAAAGCCCGTGGCCAGCAATTGGGCAATCTGGATAATTTGACTGAAACCGGCAGGGAACTTGGCGTTGAGGCCATCAAAAAGAAAGCAGCCTCCAATGATAATAACAGGAGGGCAGCCGAGTTAATTTGTCTTTACCGGGATCAACGAATGACTTGGCTAGGCATTGCCGAGAAGCTAAACCAATCCGGCTTCAAAGCTAGCAGGGGCGGAATATTTCAGGCAATACAAGTTCAAAGAATTCATCACCGTTATTGCGAGAAGAGCATTTAA
- a CDS encoding RadC family protein, whose translation METTARKSVNHRVAEVKLTYRSKVKPDERPKVTCSTDIYDLLKGNWDNGKLEFVEQFKVLLLNRANKVLGLYELSTGGVAGTVADPKLIFVAALKACASAIVLCHNHPSGNLTPSAADIQLTKKIKEGGSLLDIAVLDHLILTSEEYYSFADEGLL comes from the coding sequence ATGGAAACGACAGCCAGGAAATCCGTGAATCACAGAGTGGCCGAAGTGAAGCTCACCTACCGCTCAAAAGTTAAACCCGATGAAAGACCCAAGGTCACCTGCTCCACCGACATCTATGATCTCCTCAAGGGGAACTGGGACAATGGGAAGCTGGAGTTCGTGGAGCAATTCAAGGTGCTGCTGCTCAACCGGGCCAACAAGGTGCTGGGTCTCTACGAGCTCTCCACCGGAGGCGTCGCGGGAACGGTGGCCGACCCCAAGCTCATCTTCGTGGCCGCGCTCAAGGCCTGCGCCTCGGCCATCGTCCTCTGCCACAACCACCCCTCCGGAAACCTTACCCCCAGCGCGGCGGACATCCAACTTACCAAGAAGATCAAGGAAGGAGGCAGCCTCCTGGACATCGCCGTTCTGGACCACCTGATCCTCACCAGCGAGGAATACTACTCCTTCGCGGACGAAGGGCTCTTATGA